In Solanum stenotomum isolate F172 chromosome 6, ASM1918654v1, whole genome shotgun sequence, one DNA window encodes the following:
- the LOC125869372 gene encoding metacaspase-1-like isoform X1, whose amino-acid sequence MVKFVECANCHTTLQLPSGAQSIRCAICCATVSTDTTELRKTSRLTSYMNNYFPILHGRASPTAGQKIQPPPAFGRKRALIIGITYKNTKDELQGCINDAKCMKFLLVNRFKFPQEAVIMLTEEERDPHRIPTIRNIRKAIYWLMQGVKAGDSLVFHFSGHGLQQRNYTLDEVDGYDETLCPLDYEKKGMIVDDELNATLVRPLPRGAKLHAIIDACHSGTMLDLPYLCRMDRTGRYVWEDHRPRSGTWKGTSGGEAISFSGCDDHQKSADTDSLAKVMSTGAMSFSFIQAIERGQGTTYGSILNAIRSSIRNSDSDSGSKIASSLLTMLTTGRSSSGFGMRQVPQLTANETFDVYTKKFSI is encoded by the exons atggtgaAGTTTGTGGAGTGTGCCAATTGCCACACAACCTTACAACTCCCTAGTGGTGCCCAGTCGATTCGCTGCGCAATCTGTTGCGCAACAGTATCGACTGACACAACCGAACTTCGAAAGACATCCCGGTTAACATCATACATGAATAACTACTTTCCTATATTACACGGCCGCGCATCTCCCACGGCCGGACAGAAGATTCAACCTCCTCCAGCCTTTGGCCGGAAGAGGGCTTTGATTATTGGAATTACATATAAAAACACTAAAGATGAGCTCCAAGGATGCATCAATGATGCTAAATGTATGAAGTTCTTGCTTGTCAATCGATTCAAGTTCCCTCAAGAAGCTGTTATAATGCTCACTG aagaagaaagagatccACACAGAATTCCAACTATACGTAACATAAGGAAAGCAATTTATTGGCTAATGCAAGGTGTTAAAGCTGGGGATTCTCTGGTGTTTCATTTCTCTGGTCATGGCTTACAACAAAGGAACTACACTTTAGATGAAGTTGATGGTTATGATGAAACACTTTGCCCCTTAGACtatgaaaaaaaaggaatgattgTTGATGATGAACTAAATGCAACACTAGTTAGGCCTCTTCCTCGTGGCGCTAAGCTTCACGCCATCATAGATGCTTGTCACAGTGGTACTATGCTAGATTTACCATATCTTTGTAGAATGGACAG AACTGGACGATATGTGTGGGAAGACCATCGTCCTCGATCAGGAACATGGAAAGGAACAAGTGGAGGAGAGGCTATATCTTTCAGTGGTTGTGATGATCATCAAAAGTCAGCAGATACAGAT AGTTTGGCCAAGGTCATGTCAACTGGTGCAATGTCCTTCTCTTTCATCCAAGCAATTGAGCGCGGACAAGGAACTACTTATGGAAGTATTCTTAATGCCATCAGATCCTCCATCCGCAATTCTGATAGTGATTCAGGAAGCAAAATTGCCAGTTCTCTTCTCACAATGCTAACTACCGGCAGAAGCAGCTCTGGCTTTGGGATGAGACAG GTGCCCCAGTTGACTGCTAATGAGACATTTGATGTGTACACCAAAAAGTTCTCAATATAA
- the LOC125869372 gene encoding metacaspase-1-like isoform X2: MVKFVECANCHTTLQLPSGAQSIRCAICCATVSTDTTELRKTSRLTSYMNNYFPILHGRASPTAGQKIQPPPAFGRKRALIIGITYKNTKDELQGCINDAKCMKFLLVNRFKFPQEAVIMLTEEERDPHRIPTIRNIRKAIYWLMQGVKAGDSLVFHFSGHGLQQRNYTLDEVDGYDETLCPLDYEKKGMIVDDELNATLVRPLPRGAKLHAIIDACHSELDDMCGKTIVLDQEHGKEQVEERLYLSVVVMIIKSQQIQIVWPRSCQLVQCPSLSSKQLSADKELLMEVFLMPSDPPSAILIVIQEAKLPVLFSQC, from the exons atggtgaAGTTTGTGGAGTGTGCCAATTGCCACACAACCTTACAACTCCCTAGTGGTGCCCAGTCGATTCGCTGCGCAATCTGTTGCGCAACAGTATCGACTGACACAACCGAACTTCGAAAGACATCCCGGTTAACATCATACATGAATAACTACTTTCCTATATTACACGGCCGCGCATCTCCCACGGCCGGACAGAAGATTCAACCTCCTCCAGCCTTTGGCCGGAAGAGGGCTTTGATTATTGGAATTACATATAAAAACACTAAAGATGAGCTCCAAGGATGCATCAATGATGCTAAATGTATGAAGTTCTTGCTTGTCAATCGATTCAAGTTCCCTCAAGAAGCTGTTATAATGCTCACTG aagaagaaagagatccACACAGAATTCCAACTATACGTAACATAAGGAAAGCAATTTATTGGCTAATGCAAGGTGTTAAAGCTGGGGATTCTCTGGTGTTTCATTTCTCTGGTCATGGCTTACAACAAAGGAACTACACTTTAGATGAAGTTGATGGTTATGATGAAACACTTTGCCCCTTAGACtatgaaaaaaaaggaatgattgTTGATGATGAACTAAATGCAACACTAGTTAGGCCTCTTCCTCGTGGCGCTAAGCTTCACGCCATCATAGATGCTTGTCACAGTG AACTGGACGATATGTGTGGGAAGACCATCGTCCTCGATCAGGAACATGGAAAGGAACAAGTGGAGGAGAGGCTATATCTTTCAGTGGTTGTGATGATCATCAAAAGTCAGCAGATACAGAT AGTTTGGCCAAGGTCATGTCAACTGGTGCAATGTCCTTCTCTTTCATCCAAGCAATTGAGCGCGGACAAGGAACTACTTATGGAAGTATTCTTAATGCCATCAGATCCTCCATCCGCAATTCTGATAGTGATTCAGGAAGCAAAATTGCCAGTTCTCTTCTCACAATGCTAA